The Benincasa hispida cultivar B227 chromosome 11, ASM972705v1, whole genome shotgun sequence genome has a segment encoding these proteins:
- the LOC120091259 gene encoding root phototropism protein 3-like isoform X1, with product MWESENDSVAVARDYANGVPPSAKHALKTDGFELRGNSWYVATDIPSDLLVQVEGVNFHLHKYPLLSRSGKMNRCIYESRDPDLKKVVLDDLPGGAEAFELAAKFCYGIAVDLTAANISGLRCAAEYLEMTEDLEEGNLIFKTEAFLSYVVLSSWRDSIVVLKSCEKLSPWAENLQIVRRCSESIAWKACANPKGIRWAYTGKPPKVSSPKWNDLKDSSPSRNQLVPPDWWFEDVSILRIDHFVRVITAIKVKGMRFELIGSSIMHYSSKWLPGLVTDTTNAGDEGSTSTTSNTSSGSSSWKGGLHMIVAGNKEDHSAIQAKDQRMIIESLISIIPPQKDCVSCSFLLKLLRMANMLKVAPALVTELEKRVGMQFEQATLVDLLIPSYSKSDTMYDVDLIQRLLEHFLVQEQTEISSPSRQSFSDKHMYDGSQRGAVPNAKMRVARLVDSYLTEVARDRNLSLTKFQVLAEALPESARTCDDGLYRAIDSYLKAHPTLTEHERKRLCRVMDCQKLSIDACMHAAQNERLPLRVVVQVLFSEQVKISNAIANSSLKEASDSQFQPLVTNRKTLLEATPQSFQEGWATAKKDINTLKFELESVKTKYLELQTEMESLQRQFEKVNKQKQSSAWSSGWKKLSKLTKISTLETPENETQHPSIGEQTKKVHRRWRNSIS from the exons atgtggGAATCTGAGAATGATTCTGTTGCTGTTGCTCGAGATTACGCCAATGGCGTTCCCCCTTCCGCCAAACACGCTCTCAAAACTGACGGTTTCGAGCTCAGAGGAAACTCATG GTATGTTGCAACTGATATCCCAAGTGACCTTTTAGTTCAAGTTGAGGGTGTCAATTTCCATTTGCATAAG TATCCTCTTCTTTCTAGAAGTGGAAAGATGAACAGATGCATATATGAATCTAGAGACCCGGATTTGAAGAAGGTTGTTTTGGATGATCTTCCTGGTGGGGCTGAAGCGTTTGAACTTGCTGCTAAATTTTGTTATGGAATAGCTGTTGATTTAACTGCAGCCAATATATCTGGCCTTAGATGTGCTGCTGAGTATCTTGAAATGACAGAAGATTTGGAGGAAGgcaatttgattttcaaaactGAAGCATTTCTCAGCTATGTGGTACTCTCTTCATGGAGAGACTCCATTGTTGTGTTGAAAAGCTGCGAGAAGCTCTCGCCGTGGGCTGAGAATCTACAAATTGTTAGAAGATGCAGCGAGTCCATTGCTTGGAAAGCTTGTGCTAATCCTAAAGGAATTAGATGGGCATACACTGGAAAACCCCCAAAAGTTTCTAGCCCCAAATGGAATGATTTGAAGGATTCAAGTCCTAGTAGGAATCAGCTTGTTCCTCCTGATTGGTGGTTTGAGGATGTCTCAATCCTCAGGATTGATCACTTTGTTAGAGTAATCACAGCAATCAAAGTAAAGGGCATGAGGTTTGAATTGATTGGATCATCGATTATGCATTATTCGTCAAAATGGCTTCCTGGTTTGGTTACTGATACGACGAACGCCGGTGATGAAGGAAGTACCAGCACTACTAGTAACACAAGCAGTGGCAGCAGCAGTTGGAAAGGTGGGCTCCATATGATTGTGGCTGGCAACAAGGAAGATCACTCGGCGATTCAGGCGAAAGATCAACGAATGATCATCGAGAGCTTGATCAGCATCATTCCTCCACAGAAAGATTGTGTCTCATGTAGCTTTCTCCTTAAGTTGCTGAGAATGGCAAATATGTTAAAAGTTGCACCAGCATTGGTCACTGAATTGGAGAAAAGAGTTGGAATGCAATTTGAACAAGCCACACTTGTGGATCTTTTGATCCCATCTTACAGCAAGAGCGATACAATGTATGATGTCGATCTTATTCAGAGGCTGCTCGAGCATTTCCTTGTCCAGGAACAGACCGAGATTTCGAGTCCAAGCCGACAATCGTTTTCCGATAAACATATGTACGATGGATCTCAAAGAGGGGCTGTCCCAAATGCCAAGATGAGAGTGGCAAGGCTTGTTGATAGTTATCTAACAGAGGTGGCAAGAGACAGAAACCTTTCCTTGACAAAATTTCAAGTACTGGCTGAAGCTCTGCCAGAATCTGCTCGGACATGTGACGACGGGCTTTACCGAGCTATAGATTCCTATCTTAAG GCGCACCCTACGCTCACCGAACACGAGAGGAAGCGTCTATGCCGAGTAATGGACTGTCAAAAGCTCTCCATTGATGCCTGTATGCACGCAGCACAAAACGAAAGGCTCCCATTACGAGTGGTGGTCCAAGTCCTGTTCTCCGAGCAAGTAAAGATAAGCAATGCAATTGCGAATTCGTCGCTAAAAGAAGCAAGTGATTCGCAATTCCAGCCGCTCGTAACGAACCGAAAAACGCTGCTGGAAGCCACACCACAATCATTCCAAGAAGGGTGGGCAACTGCCAAGAAAGACATTAACACACTGAAATTTGAGCTTGAGAGTGTGAAGACCAAGTATCTTGAACTTCAAACTGAAATGGAGAGCTTGCAAAGGCAGTTTGAGAAGGTTAACAAGCAAAAGCAGAGCTCTGCTTGGAGTAGTGGGTGGAAAAAACTGAGCAAACTGACTAAGATTTCAACTTTGGAAACCCCAGAAAATGAAACACAACATCCAAGCATTGGAGAACAGACTAAGAAAGTACACAGAAGATGGAGGAATTCAATATCATGA
- the LOC120091259 gene encoding root phototropism protein 3-like isoform X2: MYPLLSRSGKMNRCIYESRDPDLKKVVLDDLPGGAEAFELAAKFCYGIAVDLTAANISGLRCAAEYLEMTEDLEEGNLIFKTEAFLSYVVLSSWRDSIVVLKSCEKLSPWAENLQIVRRCSESIAWKACANPKGIRWAYTGKPPKVSSPKWNDLKDSSPSRNQLVPPDWWFEDVSILRIDHFVRVITAIKVKGMRFELIGSSIMHYSSKWLPGLVTDTTNAGDEGSTSTTSNTSSGSSSWKGGLHMIVAGNKEDHSAIQAKDQRMIIESLISIIPPQKDCVSCSFLLKLLRMANMLKVAPALVTELEKRVGMQFEQATLVDLLIPSYSKSDTMYDVDLIQRLLEHFLVQEQTEISSPSRQSFSDKHMYDGSQRGAVPNAKMRVARLVDSYLTEVARDRNLSLTKFQVLAEALPESARTCDDGLYRAIDSYLKAHPTLTEHERKRLCRVMDCQKLSIDACMHAAQNERLPLRVVVQVLFSEQVKISNAIANSSLKEASDSQFQPLVTNRKTLLEATPQSFQEGWATAKKDINTLKFELESVKTKYLELQTEMESLQRQFEKVNKQKQSSAWSSGWKKLSKLTKISTLETPENETQHPSIGEQTKKVHRRWRNSIS, from the exons ATG TATCCTCTTCTTTCTAGAAGTGGAAAGATGAACAGATGCATATATGAATCTAGAGACCCGGATTTGAAGAAGGTTGTTTTGGATGATCTTCCTGGTGGGGCTGAAGCGTTTGAACTTGCTGCTAAATTTTGTTATGGAATAGCTGTTGATTTAACTGCAGCCAATATATCTGGCCTTAGATGTGCTGCTGAGTATCTTGAAATGACAGAAGATTTGGAGGAAGgcaatttgattttcaaaactGAAGCATTTCTCAGCTATGTGGTACTCTCTTCATGGAGAGACTCCATTGTTGTGTTGAAAAGCTGCGAGAAGCTCTCGCCGTGGGCTGAGAATCTACAAATTGTTAGAAGATGCAGCGAGTCCATTGCTTGGAAAGCTTGTGCTAATCCTAAAGGAATTAGATGGGCATACACTGGAAAACCCCCAAAAGTTTCTAGCCCCAAATGGAATGATTTGAAGGATTCAAGTCCTAGTAGGAATCAGCTTGTTCCTCCTGATTGGTGGTTTGAGGATGTCTCAATCCTCAGGATTGATCACTTTGTTAGAGTAATCACAGCAATCAAAGTAAAGGGCATGAGGTTTGAATTGATTGGATCATCGATTATGCATTATTCGTCAAAATGGCTTCCTGGTTTGGTTACTGATACGACGAACGCCGGTGATGAAGGAAGTACCAGCACTACTAGTAACACAAGCAGTGGCAGCAGCAGTTGGAAAGGTGGGCTCCATATGATTGTGGCTGGCAACAAGGAAGATCACTCGGCGATTCAGGCGAAAGATCAACGAATGATCATCGAGAGCTTGATCAGCATCATTCCTCCACAGAAAGATTGTGTCTCATGTAGCTTTCTCCTTAAGTTGCTGAGAATGGCAAATATGTTAAAAGTTGCACCAGCATTGGTCACTGAATTGGAGAAAAGAGTTGGAATGCAATTTGAACAAGCCACACTTGTGGATCTTTTGATCCCATCTTACAGCAAGAGCGATACAATGTATGATGTCGATCTTATTCAGAGGCTGCTCGAGCATTTCCTTGTCCAGGAACAGACCGAGATTTCGAGTCCAAGCCGACAATCGTTTTCCGATAAACATATGTACGATGGATCTCAAAGAGGGGCTGTCCCAAATGCCAAGATGAGAGTGGCAAGGCTTGTTGATAGTTATCTAACAGAGGTGGCAAGAGACAGAAACCTTTCCTTGACAAAATTTCAAGTACTGGCTGAAGCTCTGCCAGAATCTGCTCGGACATGTGACGACGGGCTTTACCGAGCTATAGATTCCTATCTTAAG GCGCACCCTACGCTCACCGAACACGAGAGGAAGCGTCTATGCCGAGTAATGGACTGTCAAAAGCTCTCCATTGATGCCTGTATGCACGCAGCACAAAACGAAAGGCTCCCATTACGAGTGGTGGTCCAAGTCCTGTTCTCCGAGCAAGTAAAGATAAGCAATGCAATTGCGAATTCGTCGCTAAAAGAAGCAAGTGATTCGCAATTCCAGCCGCTCGTAACGAACCGAAAAACGCTGCTGGAAGCCACACCACAATCATTCCAAGAAGGGTGGGCAACTGCCAAGAAAGACATTAACACACTGAAATTTGAGCTTGAGAGTGTGAAGACCAAGTATCTTGAACTTCAAACTGAAATGGAGAGCTTGCAAAGGCAGTTTGAGAAGGTTAACAAGCAAAAGCAGAGCTCTGCTTGGAGTAGTGGGTGGAAAAAACTGAGCAAACTGACTAAGATTTCAACTTTGGAAACCCCAGAAAATGAAACACAACATCCAAGCATTGGAGAACAGACTAAGAAAGTACACAGAAGATGGAGGAATTCAATATCATGA
- the LOC120091259 gene encoding root phototropism protein 3-like isoform X3, giving the protein MNRCIYESRDPDLKKVVLDDLPGGAEAFELAAKFCYGIAVDLTAANISGLRCAAEYLEMTEDLEEGNLIFKTEAFLSYVVLSSWRDSIVVLKSCEKLSPWAENLQIVRRCSESIAWKACANPKGIRWAYTGKPPKVSSPKWNDLKDSSPSRNQLVPPDWWFEDVSILRIDHFVRVITAIKVKGMRFELIGSSIMHYSSKWLPGLVTDTTNAGDEGSTSTTSNTSSGSSSWKGGLHMIVAGNKEDHSAIQAKDQRMIIESLISIIPPQKDCVSCSFLLKLLRMANMLKVAPALVTELEKRVGMQFEQATLVDLLIPSYSKSDTMYDVDLIQRLLEHFLVQEQTEISSPSRQSFSDKHMYDGSQRGAVPNAKMRVARLVDSYLTEVARDRNLSLTKFQVLAEALPESARTCDDGLYRAIDSYLKAHPTLTEHERKRLCRVMDCQKLSIDACMHAAQNERLPLRVVVQVLFSEQVKISNAIANSSLKEASDSQFQPLVTNRKTLLEATPQSFQEGWATAKKDINTLKFELESVKTKYLELQTEMESLQRQFEKVNKQKQSSAWSSGWKKLSKLTKISTLETPENETQHPSIGEQTKKVHRRWRNSIS; this is encoded by the exons ATGAACAGATGCATATATGAATCTAGAGACCCGGATTTGAAGAAGGTTGTTTTGGATGATCTTCCTGGTGGGGCTGAAGCGTTTGAACTTGCTGCTAAATTTTGTTATGGAATAGCTGTTGATTTAACTGCAGCCAATATATCTGGCCTTAGATGTGCTGCTGAGTATCTTGAAATGACAGAAGATTTGGAGGAAGgcaatttgattttcaaaactGAAGCATTTCTCAGCTATGTGGTACTCTCTTCATGGAGAGACTCCATTGTTGTGTTGAAAAGCTGCGAGAAGCTCTCGCCGTGGGCTGAGAATCTACAAATTGTTAGAAGATGCAGCGAGTCCATTGCTTGGAAAGCTTGTGCTAATCCTAAAGGAATTAGATGGGCATACACTGGAAAACCCCCAAAAGTTTCTAGCCCCAAATGGAATGATTTGAAGGATTCAAGTCCTAGTAGGAATCAGCTTGTTCCTCCTGATTGGTGGTTTGAGGATGTCTCAATCCTCAGGATTGATCACTTTGTTAGAGTAATCACAGCAATCAAAGTAAAGGGCATGAGGTTTGAATTGATTGGATCATCGATTATGCATTATTCGTCAAAATGGCTTCCTGGTTTGGTTACTGATACGACGAACGCCGGTGATGAAGGAAGTACCAGCACTACTAGTAACACAAGCAGTGGCAGCAGCAGTTGGAAAGGTGGGCTCCATATGATTGTGGCTGGCAACAAGGAAGATCACTCGGCGATTCAGGCGAAAGATCAACGAATGATCATCGAGAGCTTGATCAGCATCATTCCTCCACAGAAAGATTGTGTCTCATGTAGCTTTCTCCTTAAGTTGCTGAGAATGGCAAATATGTTAAAAGTTGCACCAGCATTGGTCACTGAATTGGAGAAAAGAGTTGGAATGCAATTTGAACAAGCCACACTTGTGGATCTTTTGATCCCATCTTACAGCAAGAGCGATACAATGTATGATGTCGATCTTATTCAGAGGCTGCTCGAGCATTTCCTTGTCCAGGAACAGACCGAGATTTCGAGTCCAAGCCGACAATCGTTTTCCGATAAACATATGTACGATGGATCTCAAAGAGGGGCTGTCCCAAATGCCAAGATGAGAGTGGCAAGGCTTGTTGATAGTTATCTAACAGAGGTGGCAAGAGACAGAAACCTTTCCTTGACAAAATTTCAAGTACTGGCTGAAGCTCTGCCAGAATCTGCTCGGACATGTGACGACGGGCTTTACCGAGCTATAGATTCCTATCTTAAG GCGCACCCTACGCTCACCGAACACGAGAGGAAGCGTCTATGCCGAGTAATGGACTGTCAAAAGCTCTCCATTGATGCCTGTATGCACGCAGCACAAAACGAAAGGCTCCCATTACGAGTGGTGGTCCAAGTCCTGTTCTCCGAGCAAGTAAAGATAAGCAATGCAATTGCGAATTCGTCGCTAAAAGAAGCAAGTGATTCGCAATTCCAGCCGCTCGTAACGAACCGAAAAACGCTGCTGGAAGCCACACCACAATCATTCCAAGAAGGGTGGGCAACTGCCAAGAAAGACATTAACACACTGAAATTTGAGCTTGAGAGTGTGAAGACCAAGTATCTTGAACTTCAAACTGAAATGGAGAGCTTGCAAAGGCAGTTTGAGAAGGTTAACAAGCAAAAGCAGAGCTCTGCTTGGAGTAGTGGGTGGAAAAAACTGAGCAAACTGACTAAGATTTCAACTTTGGAAACCCCAGAAAATGAAACACAACATCCAAGCATTGGAGAACAGACTAAGAAAGTACACAGAAGATGGAGGAATTCAATATCATGA